One Festucalex cinctus isolate MCC-2025b chromosome 3, RoL_Fcin_1.0, whole genome shotgun sequence DNA window includes the following coding sequences:
- the stoml1 gene encoding stomatin-like protein 1 yields MFGKSYHLLPQTDPSAPRTPGLFVPADSYTQASYHKGLSFDYIPNVSENDFSDNSQGWSSWICNLIVIFLVYVCTFITFPVTGWFVLKTVPNYQRIVVFRLGRVCPPKGPGIVLVLPLIDQWQKVDLRTRAFNIPPCQVHTRDGGLFSVGADIQFRIWNPVLSVVSVQDLNASTRMTAHNALTHSLAKKTVREIQTERVKLGEYLGVDINEMTRPWGLEIDRVELTLGSLLKAPEEGPLVVPPSVSGLEGLTGPLQQLAMHFMNHSLQPQQESSVTFIDEQSGIQQAVATQHSVEELLQAVQLVLSETLVNQVGACFQFDISSGEGQHRSYYVDLSQGRGVAGAGSLCRQPDVTLTMCDEDLLAMFEGRLQPLAAYSSGRLQIQGDIKTAMRLEELIKLLRK; encoded by the exons ATGTTTGGGAAGTCTTACCACCTTCTTCCCCAGACTGACCCCAGCGCACCGAGGACTCCTGGACTATTTGTACCCGCCGACAGCTACACACAAGCGAGCTACCATAAAGGCCTGTCCTTtgattacatccctaatgtttcAGAAAACGACTTCAGTG ATAACTCCCAGGGATGGTCGTCATGGATTTGCAATCTAATTGTCATCTTCCTCGTCTACGTCTGCACTTTTATAACCTTTCCGGTAACAGGATGGTTTGTACTGAAA ACTGTGCCAAACTACCAGAGGATAGTAGTCTTTCGCCTGGGTCGTGTCTGTCCTCCAAAGGGTCCTGGCATTGTCCTGGTGCTACCCCTCATTGACCAGTGGCAAAAAGTAGACCTGCGCACCCGTGCTTTCAATATACCTCCATGCCAG GTACATACCAGGGATGGTGGCCTCTTCTCTGTGGGAGCCGACATTCAGTTCAGGATCTGGAACCCAGTCTTGTCAGTGGTGTCAGTGCAGGACCTGAACGCTTCAACCAGGATGACGGCACACAACGCTTTAACTCACAGCCTGGCCAAGAAGACAGTCAGAGAGATCCAAACAGAGAGAGTGAAACTGGGAGAATACCTTGGA GTGGACATAAATGAGATGACTCGGCCATGGGGGCTCGAGATAGACAGGGTCGAACTCACGCTAGGTTCTCTTCTAAAAGCACCTGAGGAAGGGCCTCTTGTTGTCCCTCCGTCTGTATCTGGACTGGAAGGCCTCACAGGTCCTCTTCAGCAGCTGGCCATGCACTTTATGAACCACAGCTTGCAGCCTCAGCAAG AGAGCAGTGTAACATTTATAGATGAGCAGAGTGGCATCCAACAGGCTGTGGCCACACAACATTCTGTTGAAGAGCTGCTCCAAGCAGTCCAGCTTGTCCTCTCCGAAACGTTGGTGAACCAGGTTGGTGCCTGCTTCCAGTTTGATATCAGCTCAGGAGAGGGACAGCATCGCAGTTACTATGTGGACTTAAGCCAAG GTCGTGGAGTTGCTGGAGCCGGATCCCTGTGCAGACAGCCAGATGTAACACTGACTATGTGCGACGAGGACCTTTTGGCCATGTTTGAGGGACGACTGCAGCCGCTTGCTGCATACAGCAGTGGTCGACTTCAAATTCAGGGAGATATTAAAACCGCTATGAGGTTGGAGGAACTCATAAAGCTGCTTAGGAAGTAA
- the cyp11a1.2 gene encoding cholesterol side-chain cleavage enzyme, mitochondrial, with translation MARWNLWHVSSTLPASCLDKLVAASVCRSSSSMPMVRQAFTENGSIIKPYSEIPGLWKNGIANLYNFWKLDGFKNLHRIMLQNFNTFGPIYREKVGYYESVNIINPEDAAILFKAEGSYPKRLKVEAWTSYREYRNRKYGVLLKNGPEWRSNRVILNKEVISPKMMSNFVPLLDEVGHDFVARVHKKIERSGQNKWTTDLSHELFKYALESVSTVLYGERLGLMLDYIDPEVQHFIDSITLMFKTTSPMLYIPPALLRTIRAKVWFDHVAAWDGIFNQADRCIQNIYRQLRQESGPTKKYPGVLASLLMLDKLSIEDIKASVTELMAGGVDTTSITLLWTLYELARHPSLQEELRAEVVSARTQSQGDMAEMLKKIPLVKGALKETLRLHPVAVSLQRYTAEDIIIQKYHIPAGTLVQLGLYAMGRDPKVFYRPEQYQPSRWLRTESHYFRSLSFGFGPRQCIGRRIAETEMQIFLIHMLENFRVERQRHVNVHSTFELILLPDKPIILTLKPLHSSSR, from the exons ATGGCCAGGTGGAATTTGTGGCATGTATCCTCTACGCTCCCTGCGAGCTGCCTGGACAAACTGGTAGCAGCGAGCGTCTGCAGAAGCAGCAGCAGTATGCCCATGGTTCGACAGGCGTTCACTGAGAATGGCAGCATCATCAAACCTTACAGCGAGATTCCCGGGTTATGGAAGAATGGCATTGCTAACCTGTACAATTTCTGGAAGCTGGATGGCTTTAAAAACCTTCACCGAATCATGCTGCagaattttaatacttttggaCCCATTTACAG AGAAAAAGTAGGCTATTATGAAAGTGTGAATATCATCAACCCAGAGGATGCTGCCATCCTGTTCAAGGCAGAAGGTTCTTATCCCAAAAGATTGAAAGTGGAAGCCTGGACCTCATACAGAGAATACAGGAATCGTAAATATGGAGTTTTACTCAA AAACGGGCCAGAGTGGAGGTCAAACCGGGTCATTCTCAATAAGGAGGTCATCTCCCCGAAGATGATGAGCAACTTTGTGCCCTTGCTGGATGAAGTGGGTCATGACTTTGTGGCCAGAGTTCACAAGAAGATAGAACGAAGCGGACAGAATAAGTGGACGACGGATCTCTCCCATGAGCTCTTCAAATATGCACTCGAGT CTGTGAGCACAGTTCTATATGGGGAGCGTCTGGGCCTGATGCTGGACTACATCGATCCGGAAGTTCAGCATTTCATTGACTCCATCACTCTCATGTTCAAGACTACCTCACCCATGTTGTACATACCTCCGGCTCTACTGAGGACAATCCGAGCCAAAGTGTGGTTTGACCACGTGGCTGCTTGGGATGGAATCTTTAACCAAG CTGACCGTTGCATCCAGAACATTTACAGGCAGCTACGCCAGGAGAGTGGTCCGACCAAAAAATACCCAGGAGTTCTGGCCAGCCTGCTCATGCTGGACAAACTGTCCATTGAGGACATCAAGGCCAGTGTGACTGAGCTAATGGCTGGGGGAGTTGATACG aCCTCTATCACATTGCTATGGACATTATATGAGCTAGCCAGACACCCTAGCCTTCAGGAGGAGCTGAGGGCGGAGGTGGTGTCTGCCCGGACACAAAGCCAAGGCGATATGGCGGAAATGCTGAAGAAGATTCCTTTGGTGAAAGGAGCGCTGAAGGAAACACTAAG GTTGCATCCAGTTGCAGTGAGCTTGCAAAGATACACAGCAGAGGACATCATCATTCAGAAATACCACATTCCGGCAGGG ACCCTGGTGCAGCTAGGTCTCTATGCGATGGGAAGAGACCCCAAAGTGTTTTATCGTCCAGAGCAATATCAGCCGTCTCGCTGGCTCAGGACCGAGAGCCACTACTTCCGCAGCCTGAGTTTTGGTTTTGGCCCACGCCAGTGTATAGGACGCAGAATAGCCGAGACGGAGATGCAGATCTTTCTCATCCAT ATGCTTGAGAACTTCCGAGTGGAGAGACAGCGACATGTGAATGTGCACAGCACTTTTGAGCTCATACTCCTACCAGACAAGCCCATTATATTAACTCTGAAACCCCTACACAGTAGTAGTCGATAA